The Venturia canescens isolate UGA chromosome 4, ASM1945775v1, whole genome shotgun sequence genomic interval atgaaaataaatcagtGATGACTATTTGGCTATTTTTTCCAGTGGCCAAATGAACTTTGCAATATGTTTACATTGACGTTTGGTTTGTTTACATTCGTGGAGCCTCGCTCTGTCTCTTTTTCCGTTCACTACGCGATCTCAGGGGCCAGAGAGAGATGAGAGTATAAACAAGTAGATATTGTGCGTGTCGTTGACCGAtttcaacgaatttataaaacaaAGTGCGATAAAGATTACCGAATTTTCATAAAGCGAAAATTACCGTTCTTTTCACGCGTTATACTCAAATGATGCATAggaattattttctcaaagTCTGCACGAACATGAGTAATCAATTGGGTTTCAGACTGTGGATAACCTCATTGCTGACCATGCTGTGACGATTGATGTTGAGCCAACGGGTGAAATGACGATTACACCGGTACGCACTTATGTTTAAGTAGCTattcttttcaaaataaatattcagcTAGATTTTTCTTAGCAAACACtaaatttacaatacatttttgaagtattgaaaatgaaataaataaatgaaatagatttcatttatttatttggtaaaattgaaaagaataaaactaattttttttccaaccccATGGGCATTGAAACTCACAGAGCCTATaggtaaagattttttttagcatTAGATGTTGGCCTGTTTTATGAGATGCAGCTCTTCCGGTCGTTGGCTATCATTAAAAATTGGTAAAACAGTTCCAATAGAGCTTGGTGACATCTGTTCTCTTTATCCACACAAATCTTGGTTCAAAGTAACATCCGGTGAAACTCCGAACAACATGGAGGAAGAGAGTCCAAAGCGCAAAGTacaaaatcattaaatatCAAGATTGCATTaagaattttgtaatcaaatcagtttattttttatgtgtAAATTTTTTGCAATCAGGCATCAGGTTCTTCTGAAGAAGAACCACCGGATAAAAAGCTTCGAAAAGGTGAAAGTGTCGACACTATCTAttctcaaaacaaaattgtctTGGACAATTGGGATAATGAAGAGACGTCTAATATCCCGGAAAATGATGATTCCATCATCCAACAACCACACGACTCAAACAAAGATTCTTCAGACACTAGAGACCAAGATACTGCAAGgtagattaaaaaatttgttgattttctgtttcttgaatgattataaaattacttgATCCAAAAATGGCAGCAAATGACGCTGGTACTAAAGTTGCCATTGATTTATAGGGCTCCCAGTGAGTTTGGATCAGCCCAAGATATCTGGAACAATTCTGAGAATGGCGATACTTCTTGTCCAATCAATTTGAccaacaacaaaaatgattcatcAACCAAATCAACTGGAAGTGCCCACTTATCATCGAAAAAGGAATGTCCGAGTTTGAATAAGGACGAAGCTGGTAAGAAAATCAAATGGGATTGCGCACATCATTTCAGTGACCAAACAGATCAGGGAACCAGTGCAACGCCTGCTGCTGAAACAAAAGATGACACAAATTCGGGACAAGAAAACAATCCTACCGCTGAAACCAATGTTGCATCCAGTGAACCGCAGAGGAATAAATGCGCCTACGGATCTCGTTGTTATAGGTAAGTATATTTTAGAAGAAcgttgaaacattttcaagTACAACTAGATTTTGATGATGAATTTCTCGTCTTTTACTCAACAACATTCTTCTAATAATGTTCTTATCATTCAACACCagtcaacaaaaaattgaaattctttttcgtGATGTCATTTTTCAAAGCATAACGGATTCCGTGTTTGcattgatattgaaaaaaattcgcgctccataaatttttgtatatttctgGCAAtgagaattcaaaaattcatttctgtaTTTCAGACGTAATTCTGATCACAGGAGACAATTCAGTCATCCGGGTGATCCGGACTACGACATTCCCGACACGCGACCGGAATGTCCTTACGGCATAAAATGTTATCGGAAAAATCCGCAACACAAGCGAGACTTCAAACATACGAATTTACGCCCGAGCCGAGCTCAAACTCCGATACGTGGTCAAGCTTCAGACGCGACGTTAGGCACCGAACAATCATCGGCTGAGGAATCGGTCGACGAATCCGAATACGAGCCCTCCTATTACGGCGGTACTACTTCGGAGGAGTACAGAAGCGATTTGGACGGTTTCAGTGATTTCGAAGAAGGTATCAGCGACGGCGaagatgataaataattgtgaaTTGTTGACTCAAAAATGTAAAGTTTTCTAGCGCCTGTACGATAAtgtatcaaaattactatttttataaacaacttattttgtatttatatttcaatttcgaagATGCTCttcgaaagtttttcaatGATAAAGTACAAAAAACAGATactattttgtattttattttttcttatctgtGTAGTTTAATTAttagaatataaaaattcactgAAAGTCATCTTTAGGACTCAGTCCAGTGCCACCTCGTCATCACATTATATTAGTCGATGATCAGTTTCTCGAATATTATTTGCAGAAAaagctacaaaaaaaaaactcttcgtGTGATACATTCATTGATTATGTTCTAAAACCAAATGTTGAGTGATCAAAGAGAatactttttgatgaaaaatgaagaactATGAAATGCTACTTTGGATGTTTCATTATTCAAAGTTCTTACCAAAGATTCTTTTGTCTGTTGGTTACATGTATTCATGTACACGGTTTATCAGGGTATACAAAATGTCTTATTTATACatctttaacattttttttaaaatgttggTGAGCGTTGAAACGAATACAACTGAATTCTAGttgtaagtaaaaaaaaaatgtgtgagtCGTTCGTCAGGTgtgtttaaaattttcaatatatcaACGTCAAGAAcatggaaaaatttgaaactttttaatgaGCCCGAAGTCAAGATCATCGGAACGTAAAccaatttcatttcttatGATTTAATTTAGTCGTTTTCTAAATTTACTTCAATACGACCGATTGGGCTTTctcaaaaatgataaaaaaaaaaatttaaatctgAATCAGCTTTTTAGTGTAATTATAAAAGGAAATAGTGAGTTGAACTGAGAAAAGAAATGTCCTGTGGCAATGATACAAACGTCGCCATCAGAGTTTGTGATTTAACCATCATTAAGCTTGATAGCCTTCATCGTCGTCAGCGGGATATTCATCGTTGAAGGAGTTAGCCACATCTGCGAGCATGTGTTTTGGCATTTCACTTCCTCGAACTTTGATAGCATAACACACATTTTCCATTTTAATGAGGCTTTGCTTGAGAGTGTAGACTTTTTTGTTTACTTCCTTGACAGAAAGACCAGCACAACCAAGGAAACCCTTATAAACGTCCCTGACGAAGTTACAGGTGTTATAGCAACTATTTATATCACCGCTGGCTAAATCGTTGATGCATTTTCGCATGAGTTCACCAGTTAGATCAGCAATGCCAAGAATATATTCAACAGGTGGGACCAGGGTTTGAATAGTTTTTGTTGTCTCCACTTCTTGCACTTCTTCGTCCTTTTTACCAGTTTTCCGAGGTGGTATTGAATAAACTAAATTTTTCTCCAAGTAACTCCAATCCTCAATTGTTTTGTCTCGTAAGTATTGATAAAAGGTCACagcttcaacatattcttGCAATCCTCCTCTGTAAGCTCTGACGTACTGATATGGATCTTGACCATCCAATTCCATGGCGATATTCTTATAAAGTGTTTTAGTCAAAACATCCAGTCGAGATTTTGCTTCTCCCAGGACGGCTTCTCTTTTTGTTTCCTTATCGAGCGTgtgcaacaaaaaaatgattcttttGCTCTCAATTGTCAAATCTCTGCATAACTTGACTATTCTCTCATAGCGGTCATGTTTGTCATCCAACTCTGCTGCGTATGCTCTAAATTGCTTTATCACTAGACTGTTTGGGTCGACATGTTCCAATCCACTTCTTCTCTTGTCTTCCAAACTCTCTTTGTTTTTGTGACCATGGTGGTGGTGGTAATTTCGGTTGCGGTGGTTTCCACCACCAGAGTCTAGTAAAATAAGTTTAGATTGAATTGCCTCCCAATAAAAATAAGGGTTTCCATATTTGCTATTGTATTCTATAAGtggttatttcatttttaattttttccttgtaATCAAACTGTAAAAATCAAGCTATTGACCAATATTTTTGACAGTGGATAGAAGTATTATTCTCCGACGTAACGGtttcgaacgaaaattcatttttttgcgtTAATGTTTGCACGTGTAGAGCGGGTTCATGAACAAGCAGTAAAAATACGTTGTATTTGAAATAATCGTGAATTTCGATTCTTGACGGATTCAATCGATTTTAGATTGAACATTGAAAGtgttaaaaaataacaacaaaataatggaATTTACGGTTAATTGATgaaagaattgaaatttttaaaagcctACTGGAttatttatcatgaatttttccTTACTTCGTCCTTGGTACATGATGGGAATATTCGGGTTTGGTTTTATAGTTAATCAAATCTAGTTGTCTTTTCGTTCCCTCGAGTAGAAGCAGCAccaattttcgtttgtttaccGTGTTTGTTATTATTACGAAGTATAAGTATCATGAAGTCGCCGGTTTTTTGACATGAGACAGAGAAGCGAAAAAAACACACTGAAACAAAAAAGGATCAATTCATTCTCAGCAGATAAAGCAGCCgcaaaatatgttttttaatATCAAGAGTTGATAAATTAGAAAtctctaaaaataattttcaacttGTTCTCAAAATGATGGAAACGCGATAAATAAAGATGATTTCGTATTGCTTGAATTTTATTGAGTTTTCTTGCACTGTACTAAAATTTTTCTTgtgtattgaaaaaacgtttcgataTTCGGGAGGTTGTCAATTTCCCAAATATCGGAACTTGGGATTTTTTAGATCCTCTTCTCTCTCACGTAGGAGAGGTGTCAGTGTGCAGGTTTCTTGCACTGACCGGTGGATTTTTGCCAGGAGCGGGTAAAGCCTTCCGATTTCCCCATCTTGCAATTCGAGGAGCTTGGCTCGAACTCGACCTTCAAGAATGGATACTTTCGTCCGGTCTACTTTGCTTTCTCGCTACACGCAATCGGGCTTAGCCTCGCTAAAGCGTACTGCAAGAAACAATCTTCTCGTTATCGAGGAATGATAGGCTCCATtattaactttgtttttttacaattttgataGGAATAAGGAGGAGGACGAAGGAAAGGTTGGGAGCCTTATTGTCGTACGGGCGGTGCTCCGTTGACGCGAGAGCGCTCCGTCCGTAGCCCTCTGACAGACTTCTGTCAAACCAGAAATCGTGCCAGGGGGTAAGGCTGTCCCGTTACAgtatatacaaaaaattaaagaaaaaaatatattcattacTTACCATACCGTCAAAAAGTGGGAAAAACTATCCCAATTGAATGGTTCGAAGGACAATGGAACACACAGCATCTTTCTGAACTCATTAGttacgatgaaaaatattgcagCTGAATCGTAAAATCAGCTTCAAATATAATCTCAGCGCAAATGTGTGGTTTAATATTTCGCGCGTTGTCTTCACTTGATTGAGGGGGAAGAGTACGAATTTACGAGAATGTGAGCTATGTAAGTGGTATACTAATAATCGaaatgttcatttttcttGGAATATTTTGAAGTAAATAAGTTTATCAATGTGATAAAAGTTATCGTTCTTAAGGTTAACTACTGACTGAGCTTGCGAGAAACCGCGTTTCTATCTCACGTTGATTTCcgataactttttttaaacgagaaataatttttccgtACAATTTATATAATGTTTAGAACATTGTGAAAACGGGTCAAGACTCACCATTTTGTTGAATTGAACCGCAAGTGCTTTTCCTAATTCGTCTAAATATTTGAGAATGCAGTGGTTGAAATTGGAAATGCCATTGTTTTTGTGTAGAATATATCCCACTTCACACATTTCATTTATTACCACATATTTCACGTTTATTTATaaggaaaacgatttttcacgcgAGTAAAAACTTACACCGTACATTGTTTAAATATTGTTTTGGTGATAATGCGTGTTTATAGACACGTCGTTGCGACGATTCTACGAACTTTTGAACTTCAAAATTCGTGAGACATCTGGTGTCAAATTTTGAACTACAACCGGGGTGCAACATGGACGTCTAACACACGCACAAGTCACTTGAAGATGTGACACATACATGTACGTTGCACCCCGGTATATGCGCCATTTTTAGCTTGGCTTGGCTTGGCTACGCCGTGGCCACGCCTCCATGTCAGATCCCAATACTCATCAGACAATAATTTTATCCAATAGTCACAAAGAGCGCTGTCGTCGATGTTCGGTATTTAATTCTGGAGTGTCGACTCGATTTTTATGTGACAGTCGGCAGTCTAGCAACGGAGTACCATAACGCGATGGAAAGTGGAAATTCCACTTTCTCCGATATATGTCTTATCTTCTCGTCGTTGCAGTTGTCGACatctttttttaaacatacaCGAAAAACGGAGacagtttattaatttttttttgtagttcGTTATTTGTCACTGTGTTTTTCAGCGACAATACTGATAAACTTGACTTTTAATTCAGTTTACGTCAATCGCGGAGTGATGTTTAAAAAGTGGTGCATGTTGAATCTCTAATTTGATTGACgagcatattttatttgaaataaatctgattacataaaaaacgaaCAATCAATTGACCGGCCGATTTCGGAATATTTGTGATTGCGATGCTATTCATATTATAAAACGCATTTTTCGTGTCAACGATAATGGCATTCTTCATATCAGTTATGTTTATCAAAGACGTCAGACATCACAATATACCCAATTCGGAAACACTTGCGCTCTAAGGTTTATTGTTATTCGATCCTAGTgttgatttttcatattattaatagATAATTACTCACATGACACAGATAAACGTCATCAAAAAAGTCTTTTCGTGACAATTTGATCAATTAATGAtgaaatttattagaaaaggcaaatttttttgttgaaccTGTTCtgttatgtatatttatattgcAAGCATTTAGAATTGCGTGGAAACGTGAAATGCTGAAACACTTAACAGTAcgtctcattatttttcagaatATCAAGAGCAACCTGCCACAGTATTTGAACAAATTCTCACGTTTGTTATGGCTCATTTAATTGTGATTATTTGTGTCGTATACTCCTTGGTTACTATCCAAAGAGTAGAATCATCTTTGCAGTATCCCAAACTTCTAGTTGTATCTTACGATGGATTcaggtattttttttcaatcttatgttgaatgtatttttttcaagaaataacaaaatagTAGATTATAATAATGAGCTCTATCGGTACACAGATTTCCAAATATGATATTTctttgaaatataaattctcAGTGCTTAAAATAGATATTTCTATTATAGAAGCTCATGAAAGTATTTTTAGAAAACACCTCAATCTTCGATAGAATATTAACttatgaagaaaattaaaaaaaaacattttaacaCTCATAACATTCATAATTGAATCGAAGTCTGTTTTTCCTATACTcatattcattaatttttcagaTATGACTACTTGAACAGAAACTTAACAACGTTTATGAATGGTGTGAAAAACAATGGGACCTATGCGGATTACATGATTAATGCATTTGTTACCAAAACATATCCTAATCACCATACCATTGCAACTGGATTTTACACAGAGACTCACGGCGTATTAGACACTATTGTCTATGTCGCTAATAAAACTATAGGCGATTCCCCGGAGCTCTTTCAATATGACAAAAATATACTTCCGATTTGGGTAAGATATCAATGCTCATATTTATCTTGCGAATAAAAGACAAAGACATGACTCGAGCAATAGTGAATTGCACATAGCAATTTACTGAGCAAATAGTATAAATACAGACAAGCATGACCCCTTGGTGTACGAAAAGCAACAACCTGCACTGTAAAAGTTTAACTGCAACGGCAAACCCAACGAATAGATAaagattttgtttctttttgatGCAAATATTCTTTACCACGATTGGATTCTGTTTAGACAATCAATGAACAAGCAGGAAAAGGAAGACATTCGGGTACTGTAATGTGGCCTGGTGCTCAGTACAAGTACAATGAAACGTCACCTGCATTCGTGGAAACGTTCAACATGTCTGTGCCCTGGAAATCACGAATCGACAGCATAATTTCTTGGTTCTTACATCCGGTGACACCCATCAATTTTGGGGTTTTGTACATAGAAGAACCAGATTTTCACGGTCATGTCTACGGCGTGAACGCACCAGTAATAAATGAGATGCTTAAGAAACTCGACCTCGTTACTAAGTATCTTCACGAAAAGCTGCAGGAGAATAAACTGGACGACGTGAACGTCGTCCATTTGAGTGATCATGGAATGACCAGTGTGACGATTGATAAAATTGTTAACGTATCGAGTTACATTGGTGATATTGGTTATCAATCAATCTCTAAAAACACCATTATTATGATCACTCCAGATCCAGGTAAGGAAGCTCCAGGGAAATGTCATTGAAACCAAACGTCTTTTCCAATGACTTTACTAGACCCTTCCACTTGCTCtattatagttttttattctattcttATCACATCAGCTGTCCTCtttaaataaaatacaaaattataTAAGGCTATTCATAAATTGATCTGAAGAAATTTGGAAGAAAGGAATCTTCTTTGCCAACTAAACACTCGAATTTTAGATAATAGCTTCGATGATAAAGTATCTTTCTGGGAATGTTTTAGTAAATTTTTCCTCTGACATGTTTGCTGAAGTCAAATCTTACGATTTTCACTGAATTTGAGTTTCCTTTAATACCCGAGTTTTCtgttaattattaaaaattttcaggaAACGAGGATATCATTTACCAGAAACTCAAAGCTGCAGCTACGGAAACATCGAAGTTTGATGTTTACAAACGTAATGAAGTGCCGAAAAGATACCATTTTGATAATAATCCCAGGGTAGGAGATATCGTCGTGAGCGCAAAAAGTGGCTATGCTTTTGAGGACTTGTACTATACGCTCGATTATtacaagaaaacattcaaCATAACTGGTatttgttttcgaaattttcgaaattggaaGGAAAGACAAAGGTTCTTGAATTTATCTTTTGAATCACGTTTCATTTGTATTTAGTGAACAACCAATCGGAATTTGGAGTGCACGGTTATGATAATGAAGATCCGAATATGCATCCAATTTTCTTTGCTCGAGGGCCAGCATTCGTTAGTGAATGCAAACTCGAGCCGTTCCATAACGTCGATCTGTTTCCGCTATTTTGTAACATCCTCGAACTGAATTGTCCTCCGGTCAATGGGACCCTGGAATCGTTTTCGAAATGCTTAAAGTCGTCAGTTCATCCAGGAGAAAGCGATAGTAATACTATTGGTGAGTTAATAAATAGCTATAGAAACAAAgcacaaattttgaattattgaaattgaaCCAAACGCGGGAAACTTTTCTTTGTTGTTCCATCcaactttgatgaaaaaacagaaaacaatttttttcagccatAGTCATCCCTTGTTTGCTCGTTATCGCCGGCATTATTCTTCTTGTCATATATTTTGTTCGGCAACGACGTAAGTTCATGGGAACCCAAGGCCGGTACGTAATCGAATGCAAATTTCACACGTGACGTTACATTCTTGCTTACAAATTTTCACGCAAGAATCTCCAATATCTAGAAATTTGTCACATATGTTGAATGGATTtactcaagttttttttttttttttttttttttttttttttcaggagaCCGTATGAAGAAATTGGATAATTTTACCCTGAATATAACACCATCAATCTATTGGATTTTATGCGTATTTCACGTAAATTTTGTATGTTACGCTTCGAGAACCGGATGATTTTCATAATAGATTTTTCGTTAACGTAGATTTGACAAATTGTACGTGTACATATACATTTTGGGAAACACGCtaccgttgaaaatttgaaatcattgtcgtgaaatatttcgatcaattttttcatatactcTCAAGCAGACAGTTTTCGAATGAACACAATATTTTTGATTAGATTGGCTCAAATTGCCTACCGGATTGAACATAAATCAAATAATGTTAATTATGCGAATCAACAAGTTCTTGGCACCAATGTCATGTTGTATATTCAGCGATTTCACTTTTTGATATGTCGAACCatatttttgaatgaaatCGAGTATTCAGTGATTTCAACTTTATTCTTAGAATTTGCTTGTTTTCTTGAATGATGTCGGGATTTTGAGCGAACTTCTCATTTTCCAATTCTCATTAAAATCTCAGGTTTCATTCAGATGAGAACTTTTGTAgatgaattataaattgatCTGATACTAAAGTTTTGAACGGTAGTGCACAtggtaaattatttttctcagaaTTCTGTGTGTATTGTTATATGATGAAAAGCGAGTGTTGTCAATTGTAGTAGTTTGTGGAATGAACACGTGAAAGTTTGT includes:
- the LOC122409228 gene encoding aprataxin and PNK-like factor isoform X1, which encodes MVNKLQIVRIDNLTVQKVDLQIGKNFIGRGAAIGTVDNLIADHAVTIDVEPTGEMTITPMLACFMRCSSSGRWLSLKIGKTVPIELGDICSLYPHKSWFKVTSGETPNNMEEESPKRKASGSSEEEPPDKKLRKGESVDTIYSQNKIVLDNWDNEETSNIPENDDSIIQQPHDSNKDSSDTRDQDTARAPSEFGSAQDIWNNSENGDTSCPINLTNNKNDSSTKSTGSAHLSSKKECPSLNKDEAGKKIKWDCAHHFSDQTDQGTSATPAAETKDDTNSGQENNPTAETNVASSEPQRNKCAYGSRCYRRNSDHRRQFSHPGDPDYDIPDTRPECPYGIKCYRKNPQHKRDFKHTNLRPSRAQTPIRGQASDATLGTEQSSAEESVDESEYEPSYYGGTTSEEYRSDLDGFSDFEEGISDGEDDK
- the Trax gene encoding translin-associated protein X; translation: MYQGRNSGGGNHRNRNYHHHHGHKNKESLEDKRRSGLEHVDPNSLVIKQFRAYAAELDDKHDRYERIVKLCRDLTIESKRIIFLLHTLDKETKREAVLGEAKSRLDVLTKTLYKNIAMELDGQDPYQYVRAYRGGLQEYVEAVTFYQYLRDKTIEDWSYLEKNLVYSIPPRKTGKKDEEVQEVETTKTIQTLVPPVEYILGIADLTGELMRKCINDLASGDINSCYNTCNFVRDVYKGFLGCAGLSVKEVNKKVYTLKQSLIKMENVCYAIKVRGSEMPKHMLADVANSFNDEYPADDDEGYQA
- the LOC122409226 gene encoding ectonucleotide pyrophosphatase/phosphodiesterase family member 5-like, which gives rise to MAHLIVIICVVYSLVTIQRVESSLQYPKLLVVSYDGFRYDYLNRNLTTFMNGVKNNGTYADYMINAFVTKTYPNHHTIATGFYTETHGVLDTIVYVANKTIGDSPELFQYDKNILPIWTINEQAGKGRHSGTVMWPGAQYKYNETSPAFVETFNMSVPWKSRIDSIISWFLHPVTPINFGVLYIEEPDFHGHVYGVNAPVINEMLKKLDLVTKYLHEKLQENKLDDVNVVHLSDHGMTSVTIDKIVNVSSYIGDIGYQSISKNTIIMITPDPGNEDIIYQKLKAAATETSKFDVYKRNEVPKRYHFDNNPRVGDIVVSAKSGYAFEDLYYTLDYYKKTFNITVNNQSEFGVHGYDNEDPNMHPIFFARGPAFVSECKLEPFHNVDLFPLFCNILELNCPPVNGTLESFSKCLKSSVHPGESDSNTIAIVIPCLLVIAGIILLVIYFVRQRRKFMGTQGRRPYEEIG
- the LOC122409228 gene encoding aprataxin and PNK-like factor isoform X2; protein product: MTITPMLACFMRCSSSGRWLSLKIGKTVPIELGDICSLYPHKSWFKVTSGETPNNMEEESPKRKASGSSEEEPPDKKLRKGESVDTIYSQNKIVLDNWDNEETSNIPENDDSIIQQPHDSNKDSSDTRDQDTARAPSEFGSAQDIWNNSENGDTSCPINLTNNKNDSSTKSTGSAHLSSKKECPSLNKDEAGKKIKWDCAHHFSDQTDQGTSATPAAETKDDTNSGQENNPTAETNVASSEPQRNKCAYGSRCYRRNSDHRRQFSHPGDPDYDIPDTRPECPYGIKCYRKNPQHKRDFKHTNLRPSRAQTPIRGQASDATLGTEQSSAEESVDESEYEPSYYGGTTSEEYRSDLDGFSDFEEGISDGEDDK
- the LOC122409228 gene encoding aprataxin and PNK-like factor isoform X3 — protein: MLACFMRCSSSGRWLSLKIGKTVPIELGDICSLYPHKSWFKVTSGETPNNMEEESPKRKASGSSEEEPPDKKLRKGESVDTIYSQNKIVLDNWDNEETSNIPENDDSIIQQPHDSNKDSSDTRDQDTARAPSEFGSAQDIWNNSENGDTSCPINLTNNKNDSSTKSTGSAHLSSKKECPSLNKDEAGKKIKWDCAHHFSDQTDQGTSATPAAETKDDTNSGQENNPTAETNVASSEPQRNKCAYGSRCYRRNSDHRRQFSHPGDPDYDIPDTRPECPYGIKCYRKNPQHKRDFKHTNLRPSRAQTPIRGQASDATLGTEQSSAEESVDESEYEPSYYGGTTSEEYRSDLDGFSDFEEGISDGEDDK